A single Pan troglodytes isolate AG18354 chromosome 19, NHGRI_mPanTro3-v2.0_pri, whole genome shotgun sequence DNA region contains:
- the AKAP1 gene encoding A-kinase anchor protein 1, mitochondrial isoform X2, producing MAIQFRSLFPLALPGMLALLGWWWFFSRKKGHVSSHDEQQVEAGAVQLRADPAIKEPLPMEDVCPKVVSTPPSVTEPPEKELSTVSKLPAEPPALLQTHPPCRRSESSGIFPNTTDMRLRPGTRRDDSTKLELALTGGEAKSIPLECPLSSPKGVLFSSKSAEVCKQDSPFSRVPRKVQPGYPAVPAEKHSSGERARETGGAEGTGDAVLGEKVLEEALLSREHVLELENSKGPSLASLEGEEDKGKSSSSQVVGPVQEEEYVAEKLPSRFIESAHTELAKDDVAPAPPVADAKAQDRGVEGELGNEESLDRNEEGLDRNEEGLDRNEESLDRNEEGLDRNEEIERAAFQIISQVISEATEQVLATTVGKVAGRVCQASQLQGQKEESCVPVHQKTVLSPDTAEPATAEAAAAPPDAGLPLPGLPAEGSLPPKTYVSCLKSLLSSPTKDSKPNISAHHISLASCLAPTTPSEESPDRAGILVEDATCVTCMSDSSQSVPLVASPGHCSDSFSTSGLEDSCTETSSSPRDKAITPPLPESTVPFSNGVLKGELSDLGAEDGWTMDAEGDHSGGSDRNSMDSVDSCCSLKKTESFQNAQAGSNPKKVDLIIWEIEVPKHLVGRLIGKQGRYVSFLKQTSGAKIYISTLPYTQSIQICHIEGSQHHVDKALNLIGKKFKELNLTNIYAPPLPSLALPSLPMTSWTLTLLPSLECSGMILAHCNLCPPGSNDYPAPAS from the exons ATGGCAATCCAGTTCCGTTCGCTCTTCCCCTTGGCATTGCCTGGGATGCTGGCGCTCCTCGGCTGGTGGTGGTTTTTCTCTCGTAAAAAAGGCCATGTCAGCAGCCATGATGAGCAGCAGGTGGAGGCTGGTGCTGTGCAGCTGAGGGCTGACCCTGCCATCAAGGAACCTCTCCCCATGGAAGATGTCTGTCCCAAAGTAGTGTCCACACCCCCCAGTGTCACAGAGCCTCCAGAAAAGGAACTGTCCACCGTGAGCAAGCTGCCTGCAGAGCCCCCAGCATTGCTCCAGACACACCCACCTTGCCGAAGATCAGAGTCCTCGGGCATTTTTCCTAACACCACAGACATGAGATTGCGACCAGGAACACGCAGAGATGACAGTACAAAGCTGGAGCTAGCCCTGACAGGTGGTGAAGCCAAATCGATTCCTCTAGAGTGCCCCCTTTCATCCCCAAAGGGTGTACTATTCTCCAGCAAATCAGCTGAGGTGTGTAAGCAAGATTCCCCGTTCAGCAGGGTGCCAAGGAAGGTCCAGCCAGGCTACCCCGCAGTCCCCGCAGAGAAGCATAGCTCTGGGGAGAGGGCAAGAGAGACAGGTGGGGCCGAAGGGACTGGTGATGCCGTGTTGGGGGAAAAGGTGCTTGAAGAAGCTCTGTTGTCTCGGGAGCATGTCTTGGAATTGGAGAACAGCaagggccccagcctggcctcttTAGAGGGGGAAGAAGATAAGGGGAAGAGCAGCTCATCCCAGGTGGTGGGGCCAGTGCAGGAGGAAGAGTATGTAGCAGAGAAGTTGCCAAGTAGGTTCATCGAGTCGGCTCACACAGAGCTGGCAAAGGACGATGTGGCGCCAGCACCCCCAGTCGCAGACGCCAAAGCCCAGGACAGAGGTGTCGAGGGAGAACTGGGCAATGAGGAGAGCTTGGATAGAAATGAGGAGGGCTTGGATAGAAATGAGGAGGGCTTGGATAGAAATGAGGAGAGCTTGGATAGAAATGAGGAGGGCTTGGATAGAAATGAGGAGATTGAGCGGGCTGCCTTCCAGATAATCTCCCAAGTGATCTCAGAAGCAACCgaacaggtgctggccaccacgGTTGGCAAGGTTGCAGGTCGTGTGTGTCAGGCCAGTCAGCTCCaagggcagaaggaagagagCTGTGTCCCAGTTCACCAGAAAACTGTCTTGAGCCCAGACACTGCGGAGCCTGCCACagcagaggcagctgctgccccGCCGGATGCTGGCCTCCCCTTGCCAGGCCTACCAGCAGAGGGCTCACTACCACCAAAGACCTACGTGAGCTGCCTGAAGAGCCTTCTGTCCAGCCCCACCAAGGACAGTAAGCCAAATATCTCTGCACACCACATCTCCCTGGCCTCTTGCCTGGCACCGACCACCCCCAGTGAAGAGTCGCCGGACCGGGCGGGCATCCTGGTGGAAGATGCCACCTGTGTCACCTGCATGTCAGACAGCAGCCAAAGTGTCCCTTTGGTGGCTTCCCCAGGACACTGCTCAGATTCTTTCAGCACTTCAGGGCTTGAAGACTCTTGCACAGAGACCAGCTCGAGCCCCAGGGACAAGGCCATCACCCCGCCACTGCCAGAAAGTACTGTGCCCTTCAGCAATGGGGTGCTGAAGGGGGAGTTGTCAGACTTGGGGGCTGAGGATGGATGGACGATGGATGCGGAAGGAGATCATTCAGGAG GTTCTGACAGGAACAGCATGGATTCCGTGGATAGCTGTTGCAGTCTCAAGAAGACTGAGAGCTTCCAAAATGCCCAGGCAGGCTCCAACCCTAAGAAGGTCGACCTCATCATCTGGGAGATCGAGGTGCCAAAG CACTTAGTCGGTCGGCTAATTGGCAAGCAGGGGCGCTATGTGAGTTTTCTGAAGCAAACATCTGGTGCCAAGATCTACATTTCAACCCTGCCTTACACCCAGAGCATCCAGATCTGCCACATAGAAG GCTCTCAACATCATGTAGACAAAGCGCTGAACTTGATTGGGAAGAAGTTCAAAGAGCTGAACCTCACCAATATCTACGCTCCCCCATTGCCTTCACTGGCACTGCCTTCTCTGCCAATGACATCCTGG actctcactctgttgcccagtctggagtgtagtggcatgatcttggctcactgcaacctctgcccaccaggttcaaacgattatcctgccccagcctcctga
- the AKAP1 gene encoding A-kinase anchor protein 1, mitochondrial isoform X1: protein MAIQFRSLFPLALPGMLALLGWWWFFSRKKGHVSSHDEQQVEAGAVQLRADPAIKEPLPMEDVCPKVVSTPPSVTEPPEKELSTVSKLPAEPPALLQTHPPCRRSESSGIFPNTTDMRLRPGTRRDDSTKLELALTGGEAKSIPLECPLSSPKGVLFSSKSAEVCKQDSPFSRVPRKVQPGYPAVPAEKHSSGERARETGGAEGTGDAVLGEKVLEEALLSREHVLELENSKGPSLASLEGEEDKGKSSSSQVVGPVQEEEYVAEKLPSRFIESAHTELAKDDVAPAPPVADAKAQDRGVEGELGNEESLDRNEEGLDRNEEGLDRNEESLDRNEEGLDRNEEIERAAFQIISQVISEATEQVLATTVGKVAGRVCQASQLQGQKEESCVPVHQKTVLSPDTAEPATAEAAAAPPDAGLPLPGLPAEGSLPPKTYVSCLKSLLSSPTKDSKPNISAHHISLASCLAPTTPSEESPDRAGILVEDATCVTCMSDSSQSVPLVASPGHCSDSFSTSGLEDSCTETSSSPRDKAITPPLPESTVPFSNGVLKGELSDLGAEDGWTMDAEGDHSGGSDRNSMDSVDSCCSLKKTESFQNAQAGSNPKKVDLIIWEIEVPKHLVGRLIGKQGRYVSFLKQTSGAKIYISTLPYTQSIQICHIEGSQHHVDKALNLIGKKFKELNLTNIYAPPLPSLALPSLPMTSWLMLPDGITVEVIVVNQVNAGHLFVQQHTHPTFHALRSLDQQMYLCYSQPGIPTLPTPVEITVICAAPGADGAWWRAQVVASYEETNEVEIRYVDYGGYKRVKVDVLRQIRSDFVTLPFQGAEVLLDSVMPLSDDDQFSPEADAAMSEMTGNTALLAQVTSYSPTGLPLIQLWSVVGDEVVLINRSLVERGLAQWVDSYYTSL, encoded by the exons ATGGCAATCCAGTTCCGTTCGCTCTTCCCCTTGGCATTGCCTGGGATGCTGGCGCTCCTCGGCTGGTGGTGGTTTTTCTCTCGTAAAAAAGGCCATGTCAGCAGCCATGATGAGCAGCAGGTGGAGGCTGGTGCTGTGCAGCTGAGGGCTGACCCTGCCATCAAGGAACCTCTCCCCATGGAAGATGTCTGTCCCAAAGTAGTGTCCACACCCCCCAGTGTCACAGAGCCTCCAGAAAAGGAACTGTCCACCGTGAGCAAGCTGCCTGCAGAGCCCCCAGCATTGCTCCAGACACACCCACCTTGCCGAAGATCAGAGTCCTCGGGCATTTTTCCTAACACCACAGACATGAGATTGCGACCAGGAACACGCAGAGATGACAGTACAAAGCTGGAGCTAGCCCTGACAGGTGGTGAAGCCAAATCGATTCCTCTAGAGTGCCCCCTTTCATCCCCAAAGGGTGTACTATTCTCCAGCAAATCAGCTGAGGTGTGTAAGCAAGATTCCCCGTTCAGCAGGGTGCCAAGGAAGGTCCAGCCAGGCTACCCCGCAGTCCCCGCAGAGAAGCATAGCTCTGGGGAGAGGGCAAGAGAGACAGGTGGGGCCGAAGGGACTGGTGATGCCGTGTTGGGGGAAAAGGTGCTTGAAGAAGCTCTGTTGTCTCGGGAGCATGTCTTGGAATTGGAGAACAGCaagggccccagcctggcctcttTAGAGGGGGAAGAAGATAAGGGGAAGAGCAGCTCATCCCAGGTGGTGGGGCCAGTGCAGGAGGAAGAGTATGTAGCAGAGAAGTTGCCAAGTAGGTTCATCGAGTCGGCTCACACAGAGCTGGCAAAGGACGATGTGGCGCCAGCACCCCCAGTCGCAGACGCCAAAGCCCAGGACAGAGGTGTCGAGGGAGAACTGGGCAATGAGGAGAGCTTGGATAGAAATGAGGAGGGCTTGGATAGAAATGAGGAGGGCTTGGATAGAAATGAGGAGAGCTTGGATAGAAATGAGGAGGGCTTGGATAGAAATGAGGAGATTGAGCGGGCTGCCTTCCAGATAATCTCCCAAGTGATCTCAGAAGCAACCgaacaggtgctggccaccacgGTTGGCAAGGTTGCAGGTCGTGTGTGTCAGGCCAGTCAGCTCCaagggcagaaggaagagagCTGTGTCCCAGTTCACCAGAAAACTGTCTTGAGCCCAGACACTGCGGAGCCTGCCACagcagaggcagctgctgccccGCCGGATGCTGGCCTCCCCTTGCCAGGCCTACCAGCAGAGGGCTCACTACCACCAAAGACCTACGTGAGCTGCCTGAAGAGCCTTCTGTCCAGCCCCACCAAGGACAGTAAGCCAAATATCTCTGCACACCACATCTCCCTGGCCTCTTGCCTGGCACCGACCACCCCCAGTGAAGAGTCGCCGGACCGGGCGGGCATCCTGGTGGAAGATGCCACCTGTGTCACCTGCATGTCAGACAGCAGCCAAAGTGTCCCTTTGGTGGCTTCCCCAGGACACTGCTCAGATTCTTTCAGCACTTCAGGGCTTGAAGACTCTTGCACAGAGACCAGCTCGAGCCCCAGGGACAAGGCCATCACCCCGCCACTGCCAGAAAGTACTGTGCCCTTCAGCAATGGGGTGCTGAAGGGGGAGTTGTCAGACTTGGGGGCTGAGGATGGATGGACGATGGATGCGGAAGGAGATCATTCAGGAG GTTCTGACAGGAACAGCATGGATTCCGTGGATAGCTGTTGCAGTCTCAAGAAGACTGAGAGCTTCCAAAATGCCCAGGCAGGCTCCAACCCTAAGAAGGTCGACCTCATCATCTGGGAGATCGAGGTGCCAAAG CACTTAGTCGGTCGGCTAATTGGCAAGCAGGGGCGCTATGTGAGTTTTCTGAAGCAAACATCTGGTGCCAAGATCTACATTTCAACCCTGCCTTACACCCAGAGCATCCAGATCTGCCACATAGAAG GCTCTCAACATCATGTAGACAAAGCGCTGAACTTGATTGGGAAGAAGTTCAAAGAGCTGAACCTCACCAATATCTACGCTCCCCCATTGCCTTCACTGGCACTGCCTTCTCTGCCAATGACATCCTGG CTCATGCTGCCTGATGGCATCACCGTGGAGGTCATTGTGGTCAACCAGGTCAATGCCGGGCACCTGTTCGTGCAGCAGCATACACACCCTACCTTCCACGCGCTGCGCAGCCTCGACCAGCAGATGTACCTCTGTTACTCTCAGCCTGGAATCCCCACCTTGCCCACCCCAGTGGAAA TAACGGTCATCTGTGCTGCCCCTGGTGCGGACGGGGCCTGGTGGCGAGCCCAAGTGGTTGCCTCCTACGAGGAGACCAACGAAGTGGAGATTCGATACGTGGACTACGGCGGATATAAGAGGGTGAAAGTAGACGTGCTCCGGCAAATCAG GTCTGACTTTGTCACCCTGCCGTTTCAGGGAGCAGAAGTCCTTCTGGACAGTGTGATGCCCCTGTCAG ACGATGACCAGTTTTCACCGGAAGCAGATGCCGCCATGAGCGAGATGACAGGGAATACAGCACTGCTTGCTCAG GTGACAAGTTACAGTCCAACTGGTCTTCCTCTGATTCAGCTGTGGAGTGTGGTTGGAGATGAA GTGGTGTTGATAAACCGGTCCCTGGTGGAGCGAGGCCTTGCCCAGTGGGTAGACAGCTACTACACAAGCCTTTGA
- the AKAP1 gene encoding A-kinase anchor protein 1, mitochondrial (The RefSeq protein has 3 substitutions compared to this genomic sequence) produces the protein MAIQFRSLFPLALPGMLALLGWWWFFSRKKGHVSSHDEQQVEAGAVQLRADPAIKEPLPMEDVCPKVVSTPPSVTEPPEKELSTVSKLPAEPPALLQTHPPCRRSESSGIFPNTTDMRLRPGTRRDDSTKLELALTGGEAKSIPLECPLSSPKGVLFPSKSAEVCKQDSPFSRVPRKVQPGYPAVPAEKHSSGERARETVGAEGTGDAVLGEKVLEEALLSREHVLELENSKGPSLASLEGEEDKGKSSSSQVVGPVQEEEYVAEKLPSRFIESAHTELAKDDVAPAPPVADAKAQDRGVEGELGNEESLDRNEESLDRNEEGLDRNEEIERAAFQIISQVISEATEQVLATTVGKVAGRVCQASQLQGQKEESCVPVHQKTVLSPDTAEPATAEAAAAPPDAGLPLPGLPAEGSLPPKTYVSCLKSLLSSPTKDSKPNISAHHISLASCLAPTTPSEESPDRAGILVEDATCVTCMSDSSQSVPLVASPGHCSDSFSTSGLGDSCTETSSSPRDKAITPPLPESTVPFSNGVLKGELSDLGAEDGWTMDAEGDHSGGSDRNSMDSVDSCCSLKKTESFQNAQAGSNPKKVDLIIWEIEVPKHLVGRLIGKQGRYVSFLKQTSGAKIYISTLPYTQSIQICHIEGSQHHVDKALNLIGKKFKELNLTNIYAPPLPSLALPSLPMTSWLMLPDGITVEVIVVNQVNAGHLFVQQHTHPTFHALRSLDQQMYLCYSQPGIPTLPTPVEITVICAAPGADGAWWRAQVVASYEETNEVEIRYVDYGGYKRVKVDVLRQIRSDFVTLPFQGAEVLLDSVMPLSDDDQFSPEADAAMSEMTGNTALLAQVTSYSPTGLPLIQLWSVVGDEVVLINRSLVERGLAQWVDSYYTSL, from the exons ATGGCAATCCAGTTCCGTTCGCTCTTCCCCTTGGCATTGCCTGGGATGCTGGCGCTCCTCGGCTGGTGGTGGTTTTTCTCTCGTAAAAAAGGCCATGTCAGCAGCCATGATGAGCAGCAGGTGGAGGCTGGTGCTGTGCAGCTGAGGGCTGACCCTGCCATCAAGGAACCTCTCCCCATGGAAGATGTCTGTCCCAAAGTAGTGTCCACACCCCCCAGTGTCACAGAGCCTCCAGAAAAGGAACTGTCCACCGTGAGCAAGCTGCCTGCAGAGCCCCCAGCATTGCTCCAGACACACCCACCTTGCCGAAGATCAGAGTCCTCGGGCATTTTTCCTAACACCACAGACATGAGATTGCGACCAGGAACACGCAGAGATGACAGTACAAAGCTGGAGCTAGCCCTGACAGGTGGTGAAGCCAAATCGATTCCTCTAGAGTGCCCCCTTTCATCCCCAAAGGGTGTACTATTCTCCAGCAAATCAGCTGAGGTGTGTAAGCAAGATTCCCCGTTCAGCAGGGTGCCAAGGAAGGTCCAGCCAGGCTACCCCGCAGTCCCCGCAGAGAAGCATAGCTCTGGGGAGAGGGCAAGAGAGACAGGTGGGGCCGAAGGGACTGGTGATGCCGTGTTGGGGGAAAAGGTGCTTGAAGAAGCTCTGTTGTCTCGGGAGCATGTCTTGGAATTGGAGAACAGCaagggccccagcctggcctcttTAGAGGGGGAAGAAGATAAGGGGAAGAGCAGCTCATCCCAGGTGGTGGGGCCAGTGCAGGAGGAAGAGTATGTAGCAGAGAAGTTGCCAAGTAGGTTCATCGAGTCGGCTCACACAGAGCTGGCAAAGGACGATGTGGCGCCAGCACCCCCAGTCGCAGACGCCAAAGCCCAGGACAGAGGTGTCGAGGGAGAACTGGGCAATGAGGAGAGCTTGGATAGAA ATGAGGAGAGCTTGGATAGAAATGAGGAGGGCTTGGATAGAAATGAGGAGATTGAGCGGGCTGCCTTCCAGATAATCTCCCAAGTGATCTCAGAAGCAACCgaacaggtgctggccaccacgGTTGGCAAGGTTGCAGGTCGTGTGTGTCAGGCCAGTCAGCTCCaagggcagaaggaagagagCTGTGTCCCAGTTCACCAGAAAACTGTCTTGAGCCCAGACACTGCGGAGCCTGCCACagcagaggcagctgctgccccGCCGGATGCTGGCCTCCCCTTGCCAGGCCTACCAGCAGAGGGCTCACTACCACCAAAGACCTACGTGAGCTGCCTGAAGAGCCTTCTGTCCAGCCCCACCAAGGACAGTAAGCCAAATATCTCTGCACACCACATCTCCCTGGCCTCTTGCCTGGCACCGACCACCCCCAGTGAAGAGTCGCCGGACCGGGCGGGCATCCTGGTGGAAGATGCCACCTGTGTCACCTGCATGTCAGACAGCAGCCAAAGTGTCCCTTTGGTGGCTTCCCCAGGACACTGCTCAGATTCTTTCAGCACTTCAGGGCTTGAAGACTCTTGCACAGAGACCAGCTCGAGCCCCAGGGACAAGGCCATCACCCCGCCACTGCCAGAAAGTACTGTGCCCTTCAGCAATGGGGTGCTGAAGGGGGAGTTGTCAGACTTGGGGGCTGAGGATGGATGGACGATGGATGCGGAAGGAGATCATTCAGGAG GTTCTGACAGGAACAGCATGGATTCCGTGGATAGCTGTTGCAGTCTCAAGAAGACTGAGAGCTTCCAAAATGCCCAGGCAGGCTCCAACCCTAAGAAGGTCGACCTCATCATCTGGGAGATCGAGGTGCCAAAG CACTTAGTCGGTCGGCTAATTGGCAAGCAGGGGCGCTATGTGAGTTTTCTGAAGCAAACATCTGGTGCCAAGATCTACATTTCAACCCTGCCTTACACCCAGAGCATCCAGATCTGCCACATAGAAG GCTCTCAACATCATGTAGACAAAGCGCTGAACTTGATTGGGAAGAAGTTCAAAGAGCTGAACCTCACCAATATCTACGCTCCCCCATTGCCTTCACTGGCACTGCCTTCTCTGCCAATGACATCCTGG CTCATGCTGCCTGATGGCATCACCGTGGAGGTCATTGTGGTCAACCAGGTCAATGCCGGGCACCTGTTCGTGCAGCAGCATACACACCCTACCTTCCACGCGCTGCGCAGCCTCGACCAGCAGATGTACCTCTGTTACTCTCAGCCTGGAATCCCCACCTTGCCCACCCCAGTGGAAA TAACGGTCATCTGTGCTGCCCCTGGTGCGGACGGGGCCTGGTGGCGAGCCCAAGTGGTTGCCTCCTACGAGGAGACCAACGAAGTGGAGATTCGATACGTGGACTACGGCGGATATAAGAGGGTGAAAGTAGACGTGCTCCGGCAAATCAG GTCTGACTTTGTCACCCTGCCGTTTCAGGGAGCAGAAGTCCTTCTGGACAGTGTGATGCCCCTGTCAG ACGATGACCAGTTTTCACCGGAAGCAGATGCCGCCATGAGCGAGATGACAGGGAATACAGCACTGCTTGCTCAG GTGACAAGTTACAGTCCAACTGGTCTTCCTCTGATTCAGCTGTGGAGTGTGGTTGGAGATGAA GTGGTGTTGATAAACCGGTCCCTGGTGGAGCGAGGCCTTGCCCAGTGGGTAGACAGCTACTACACAAGCCTTTGA